A stretch of Spirosoma oryzicola DNA encodes these proteins:
- the plsY gene encoding glycerol-3-phosphate 1-O-acyltransferase PlsY, translating into MNVLFISITTVVAYLLGSIPTAVWYGLGFFGVDVRQHGSGNAGATNTFRVLGKRAGTIVMLVDVLKGYTAAIMANLLWYLDVITQNEIMTFEIVFGLVAVIGHLYPIFAGFKGGKGVASLLGMVLAIHPEMALLCIGIFLLVVIASQYVSLGSILAALAFPVLLLLRVFGEKESPLLIVFGFVVFLMVVLTHQKNIGRLMRGQENRTVLIRLRKKRGE; encoded by the coding sequence ATGAACGTTTTATTTATTAGTATTACCACAGTAGTAGCGTATTTGCTTGGTTCTATTCCGACCGCCGTTTGGTATGGACTGGGTTTCTTCGGTGTTGATGTTCGCCAGCATGGTAGCGGCAACGCTGGTGCCACAAACACATTCCGAGTGCTGGGAAAGCGGGCTGGTACAATCGTCATGCTGGTCGATGTATTGAAAGGATACACGGCCGCCATCATGGCTAATCTGCTCTGGTATCTCGATGTGATTACCCAGAACGAGATAATGACCTTCGAGATTGTATTTGGCTTAGTGGCGGTAATCGGTCACCTCTATCCAATATTTGCCGGTTTTAAGGGCGGAAAAGGTGTAGCCTCATTACTGGGAATGGTCCTTGCTATTCATCCCGAAATGGCCCTCCTCTGCATCGGTATTTTTCTGCTGGTAGTAATTGCCTCTCAATACGTATCATTAGGTTCTATTTTAGCCGCTCTGGCGTTTCCCGTCTTATTACTGCTTCGCGTTTTTGGTGAAAAAGAAAGTCCTTTACTCATCGTCTTTGGCTTTGTTGTGTTTTTGATGGTTGTGCTTACTCATCAGAAAAACATCGGGCGTCTGATGCGCGGTCAGGAAAACCGTACCGTGCTTATTCGGCTACGGAAAAAGCGCGGAGAATAA
- a CDS encoding NADH-quinone oxidoreductase subunit N, translated as MLPIVLLSVFGIVLLFLGFLKSKTVLLPATLLFLSLALVVNFLDWNKTYLYFNDMLRTNNLTMVLTAIILGSAFMVVALSSKFMDDESAQPAEYYSIILFSLVGAIMMVGFENLIMLFVGVEILSVAMYVLTGSDKRNLRSNEAALKYFLMGAFTTGILLFGIALLYGATGSFTLAGIRGYAANAQMGLSLLLYVGLLMLLIGLLFKVSAAPFHFWTPDVYDGAPTIFTAFMSTVVKTAGFAALFRLLSVSFVGVYSFWWTILAIITAITLVAGNITAVYQNSFKRMMSYSSISHAGYLLLGLAALGTQTKQAIVFYSLAYSVATISAFGVLLLVAQQRSTQTFSGEGVTSENFDAFNGLARQNPLLGFAMAVSMLSLAGIPLTAGFWGKFYMFSTAVERGQIWLLVVAVLMSAVGIYYYFRVIIAMYFREGATEPIRVAPFYQYVLLAATILTIGLGIAPGLLEGLF; from the coding sequence ATGCTTCCCATCGTTCTGTTATCGGTTTTTGGCATTGTACTTCTGTTCCTTGGCTTTCTTAAGTCAAAGACGGTGCTATTACCTGCAACGCTGCTCTTCCTGTCGCTGGCGTTAGTCGTTAACTTCCTTGATTGGAACAAGACATACCTGTACTTCAACGACATGCTACGGACCAACAACCTGACTATGGTCTTAACGGCCATTATACTCGGGTCAGCCTTTATGGTGGTAGCTCTGTCAAGCAAATTTATGGATGATGAGTCAGCGCAACCGGCTGAATATTACAGTATTATATTGTTTTCGCTGGTTGGTGCGATCATGATGGTTGGGTTCGAAAACCTGATCATGCTGTTTGTCGGTGTCGAGATTTTATCTGTTGCCATGTACGTGCTTACCGGTAGTGACAAGCGCAACCTGCGTTCCAACGAAGCCGCGCTGAAGTACTTCCTGATGGGTGCATTTACAACGGGTATCCTGCTGTTTGGCATTGCGCTGTTATACGGAGCAACTGGTTCGTTTACCTTAGCTGGTATCCGAGGTTACGCGGCTAACGCGCAGATGGGTCTTTCTTTGCTGCTGTACGTGGGGCTGCTCATGCTCTTGATCGGCCTGTTGTTTAAAGTTTCGGCTGCACCGTTCCATTTCTGGACGCCCGATGTGTACGACGGCGCACCTACCATTTTCACTGCGTTTATGTCAACCGTTGTTAAGACGGCAGGTTTTGCCGCTCTTTTCCGGCTGTTGTCCGTGTCGTTTGTCGGTGTTTACTCTTTCTGGTGGACCATTTTGGCAATCATCACGGCTATAACGCTGGTTGCGGGCAACATAACAGCCGTCTACCAGAACAGCTTTAAGCGCATGATGTCGTATTCGAGCATCTCGCATGCGGGGTATCTGTTGCTGGGCTTAGCGGCTTTAGGCACACAAACTAAACAGGCTATCGTGTTTTACTCGCTGGCTTACTCAGTGGCTACCATCTCGGCGTTTGGCGTTCTACTGCTGGTTGCTCAACAGCGCAGCACACAGACGTTTTCGGGTGAGGGTGTAACGAGCGAAAACTTTGACGCATTCAATGGGCTCGCTCGTCAAAATCCGCTCTTGGGCTTTGCAATGGCTGTTTCAATGCTGTCGCTGGCGGGTATTCCATTAACTGCCGGTTTTTGGGGGAAATTTTATATGTTCTCAACAGCCGTTGAAAGAGGACAAATCTGGTTATTGGTAGTAGCGGTGTTGATGTCTGCCGTTGGTATTTACTATTACTTCCGGGTTATCATTGCCATGTACTTCCGGGAGGGCGCGACTGAGCCGATTCGGGTAGCTCCATTTTACCAATACGTGCTACTCGCAGCCACTATTTTAACAATTGGGCTGGGAATTGCTCCAGGTTTGTTAGAAGGTCTTTTCTAA
- the porU gene encoding type IX secretion system sortase PorU: MPNVHAQSVLKEGTWIKIGVVESGVYRLDQATLARINPAFASADPRTLRLYGNGGAVLPQPNAAQRASDLLENAILVNGEADGRFDAGDALLFFGQSPHVVRYDSLARRFKHQINPYTDTTFYFLTVGGGQGLRIAERPAGALSSTATVTTFDDYQFHEQDLVKIPSVRSGREWLGEIMTNDTTKTIPFDVPGIVASAPVRITSSVVAGASATTQFRVRLNDQFVGTQLMSSISGYEYDYQGILRTDTFSVKPATVANPLRVTISFQKNRAISVLGYLNYIGIQVRRELRQYDQPTWVRQLDSGQCAVRQAAATLRVWNLDSPLVPVSQSYSLSPASEARWVSANRADYYLFTDNQLKTPVSLASVANQNIASLTTPNLLIVTSAAWRAEAERLATFRREHDQLTVQVVTTQQVYNEFGSGKPDPTAIRDMVRYFYRKTPGQLRYLLLFGDATYDYRNINRLLSASQLANTVPVYESNESLHPVLSYSSDDYFGFMDRNEGEWPETNAGDYKMDIGVGRLPVKSTDEAKTVVDKLIRYSSDPSLAGDWQTRVMFVADDGDYNIHQQDANSLATMTETNAPSYRPERVFLDAYPQETTASGQKSPIVNQLINRAVADGRLIINYSGHGGVETLADEQVVTLQDILSWKNRRLPLFVTATCQFGRYDDPASNSGAELALLSRLGGAIGLLTTTRPVYANTNLVLNKAFYKFVFTPINGQMSRLGDVMRLTKNDSLVGPVNRNFALLGDPSMRLAYPQAQVMLTKVNGRTVTADHADTLRALETVELSGEIQQGGGRLNNFTGTLQLTLYDKATTQTTLGTESAKMNFKAYTSTLFAGQVAVKNGQFAVRFVMPKDISYTVGTAKLYAYAVRSDSLLDAVGSYDSLRVGGSLVVDSLDTQPPLVQLHVEGGALDGEQVHVAGPDVTVRISLQDNQGINTARAGLGHELTIRLGDQSPVVLNDAYVSTSGDGRQGQAVYTFLDVTPGAYIVRVKAWDINNNSTEGTLSIVVSGKPALALRGLQASPNPVTTYSTISVEHNRGGEPLDWTWQIVDQNGRLLNQRTGQCSDCPTKLDIGTWYGSTDSGQSVPNGLYIVRLRIQSAADGSVTGGSSRLILSK, encoded by the coding sequence TTGCCGAACGTTCACGCTCAGTCGGTTCTGAAGGAAGGAACCTGGATCAAGATTGGCGTTGTAGAATCCGGCGTTTACCGGTTAGATCAGGCAACATTAGCCCGCATAAATCCTGCCTTCGCTAGCGCTGATCCCCGTACGTTAAGGCTGTATGGAAACGGTGGCGCGGTATTGCCCCAGCCAAATGCTGCCCAACGTGCATCTGATCTTCTAGAAAATGCCATACTCGTGAATGGCGAAGCCGATGGACGATTTGACGCGGGAGATGCTTTGTTATTTTTTGGGCAAAGTCCACATGTCGTTCGGTATGACTCGCTTGCCCGACGCTTCAAACACCAGATTAATCCCTACACCGATACAACGTTCTACTTCCTAACCGTCGGTGGCGGTCAGGGCTTACGCATTGCTGAACGTCCAGCCGGCGCATTGAGCAGTACGGCCACGGTTACGACATTCGATGATTATCAGTTTCATGAGCAGGATTTGGTAAAAATACCCTCTGTGCGCTCAGGACGCGAATGGTTAGGTGAGATCATGACGAACGATACCACTAAGACAATTCCTTTCGATGTTCCTGGTATTGTAGCGAGTGCACCAGTTCGGATTACCTCGTCTGTAGTAGCCGGGGCTTCGGCTACCACGCAATTTCGCGTGCGATTAAACGATCAGTTTGTTGGGACACAACTGATGTCGAGCATTTCTGGCTATGAGTACGACTACCAGGGCATTCTCCGAACGGATACCTTTTCTGTCAAACCGGCGACAGTTGCAAATCCCTTACGCGTAACGATTTCGTTTCAGAAAAATAGAGCAATCTCAGTACTGGGCTATCTGAATTATATTGGCATTCAGGTCCGACGAGAGCTTCGGCAGTACGATCAGCCAACTTGGGTGCGGCAGTTGGATTCTGGCCAGTGTGCTGTTCGACAGGCAGCAGCTACGTTACGAGTATGGAATTTAGACAGTCCACTTGTTCCAGTTAGTCAGTCTTACTCGCTGTCGCCAGCATCCGAGGCAAGATGGGTATCGGCAAACCGCGCTGATTATTATTTATTCACCGATAATCAGCTAAAAACGCCGGTTTCTCTGGCTTCAGTTGCCAATCAAAATATTGCCAGCTTAACTACGCCCAATCTATTAATTGTTACATCAGCTGCATGGCGAGCCGAAGCCGAGCGATTAGCCACGTTTCGGCGTGAACACGATCAGTTGACGGTGCAGGTTGTCACAACGCAACAGGTTTATAATGAGTTTGGCTCTGGAAAACCTGACCCGACAGCTATTCGGGATATGGTGCGCTATTTTTACCGAAAAACGCCCGGTCAACTGCGCTATTTGTTGCTCTTTGGTGATGCTACGTACGATTATCGGAACATAAACCGGCTACTCAGCGCTAGTCAGCTTGCTAATACCGTGCCGGTCTACGAAAGTAACGAATCGTTACACCCCGTCCTGAGCTACTCATCCGACGACTATTTTGGGTTTATGGATCGTAACGAAGGCGAATGGCCTGAAACAAACGCAGGTGACTACAAAATGGACATTGGCGTTGGACGCTTGCCTGTCAAGTCGACTGATGAGGCTAAAACGGTGGTGGATAAGCTGATTCGTTATAGCTCCGATCCTTCGCTGGCTGGTGACTGGCAAACACGGGTTATGTTCGTTGCTGACGATGGTGATTACAACATCCATCAGCAGGATGCTAATTCATTAGCGACCATGACGGAAACTAATGCTCCTTCATACCGACCGGAACGCGTGTTTTTGGATGCGTATCCGCAAGAGACTACGGCCAGTGGACAAAAATCGCCAATTGTTAACCAGCTAATCAATCGGGCCGTTGCTGATGGTCGATTGATCATCAACTATAGCGGTCATGGTGGCGTAGAGACATTGGCGGATGAACAGGTTGTAACGCTTCAGGATATTTTGTCGTGGAAAAACCGTCGCCTTCCCTTATTTGTGACCGCTACCTGCCAATTTGGTCGCTACGATGATCCGGCCAGTAACTCCGGGGCAGAATTAGCGCTGCTAAGTCGGTTGGGTGGAGCAATTGGCCTGTTAACCACAACGCGACCTGTGTATGCCAATACGAACCTTGTTCTGAATAAGGCGTTTTACAAATTCGTTTTTACGCCGATCAATGGTCAGATGTCCCGATTAGGGGATGTGATGAGGCTGACAAAAAATGATAGTCTGGTCGGCCCTGTCAACCGCAACTTTGCCTTATTGGGCGATCCGTCCATGCGTTTGGCGTACCCCCAGGCTCAGGTCATGCTCACTAAGGTTAATGGACGAACTGTTACCGCTGATCATGCCGACACACTACGCGCGTTGGAAACCGTTGAATTATCAGGTGAAATTCAACAGGGAGGGGGGCGCCTAAATAATTTTACGGGAACGCTACAGCTTACGCTCTATGACAAAGCAACCACGCAAACGACACTCGGTACCGAAAGCGCTAAGATGAATTTCAAAGCGTACACAAGTACACTGTTTGCGGGACAGGTAGCCGTAAAAAATGGTCAGTTTGCCGTTCGTTTCGTGATGCCTAAAGATATTTCGTACACGGTGGGAACGGCTAAGTTATATGCGTATGCTGTCCGGTCCGATAGCTTGCTTGACGCCGTTGGCAGCTACGATAGCTTACGGGTAGGGGGAAGCCTGGTAGTCGATAGTCTGGACACCCAACCGCCCCTTGTTCAGCTACACGTTGAAGGAGGAGCCTTGGATGGGGAGCAGGTTCACGTGGCTGGACCAGACGTAACGGTTCGCATTAGCTTGCAGGATAATCAGGGAATCAATACGGCACGGGCTGGTTTGGGCCATGAATTGACTATTCGGCTTGGGGATCAATCGCCTGTTGTGCTTAACGACGCGTATGTTTCGACCAGTGGTGATGGTCGACAGGGGCAGGCTGTTTATACCTTCCTGGATGTTACTCCTGGAGCGTATATTGTCCGGGTAAAAGCGTGGGATATAAACAATAATTCAACAGAAGGCACGTTGAGCATAGTAGTCTCGGGTAAGCCAGCATTAGCCCTTCGGGGCTTACAAGCTAGTCCGAACCCCGTAACGACGTACTCAACAATAAGTGTCGAACACAATCGAGGTGGTGAACCACTCGACTGGACTTGGCAAATAGTCGATCAAAATGGCCGTTTACTAAATCAACGAACAGGCCAGTGCAGTGATTGTCCAACTAAGCTCGATATTGGGACGTGGTATGGGTCGACTGATTCAGGCCAATCCGTACCAAATGGGTTGTATATAGTCAGATTACGTATACAGTCAGCGGCCGATGGGTCAGTGACTGGTGGCAGTAGTCGACTAATTTTATCGAAATGA
- a CDS encoding sprT domain-containing protein — MSDVFTTYFPLGTDGYCRQLWQQYKFDFRVVKPRRTRLGDFRVFPDGKTQITVNADLNSYAFLITYVHEVAHAEVNRAYRRRVQPHGKAWQIAFQRLIQPLMTEAVFPVDILYPLQRYMIRPAATTYANPALMTALRKVDKVSLSGISHNRTLLRDVPEGESFQFDKKTFVRGTLRRTRIVCKEVSTGKSYAILAHAWVEQY; from the coding sequence TTGTCCGACGTTTTTACTACCTATTTTCCGCTAGGAACAGATGGCTACTGTCGCCAGCTGTGGCAGCAATACAAGTTCGATTTTCGAGTGGTAAAACCACGCCGGACTCGTCTGGGTGATTTTCGCGTTTTTCCTGATGGCAAAACGCAGATTACGGTAAACGCAGACTTGAATTCGTACGCTTTCCTGATTACGTATGTCCATGAGGTGGCTCATGCTGAGGTAAATCGTGCCTACCGAAGGCGGGTTCAACCACACGGGAAAGCTTGGCAGATAGCTTTTCAGCGGCTTATACAACCGCTCATGACCGAAGCTGTCTTTCCCGTGGATATTCTTTATCCACTTCAACGATACATGATCAGGCCAGCCGCTACTACATATGCAAACCCGGCTCTAATGACTGCTTTGCGCAAAGTCGATAAGGTATCCCTGAGCGGCATTAGCCACAATCGAACGCTGTTACGCGATGTGCCGGAGGGAGAATCGTTTCAATTTGATAAAAAGACCTTTGTGCGGGGCACGTTACGTCGAACTCGTATCGTTTGTAAAGAAGTATCGACAGGAAAGTCATACGCAATTTTAGCTCATGCATGGGTGGAACAATACTAA
- a CDS encoding M16 family metallopeptidase: MVLDRTQSPAFQAIQEVRLPSVQTHILDNGIPLHLIEVPQQPVIRIECIIEAGTWYEEVPGTSFFTLKMLSEGTLDRSSAQISEYFDRYGAFLELNSGPDRASVVVYCLTKFLPNILPILRQLLTEPTFPQKELDDLRNITLQNLRVNYEKNAYLAGVLFREKLFGPQHPYGRSQRPDSIEQLTQKDIVAFYDRVIHNRPYQILLAGQASENEILLINRELGQLPIQEKSLPPVVAGLSTEDGQPVLAEKADSVQSSIRLGRRLFTRSHPDFFKMLVTNELLGGYFGSRLMKNIREEKGFTYGISSNMPSFRHDGYFLIGTDVNKENTQQTLDEIQKEIRILQTEPVSQTELETVKNFMAGEFVGSLNTPFEIADRYKVILLDGMPADFLTKYIERLRAVTPDEIMETAVKYLTEGSLREVIVGGK; encoded by the coding sequence ATGGTACTTGACAGAACGCAGTCACCCGCCTTTCAGGCTATTCAGGAAGTGCGCCTTCCATCCGTTCAAACGCACATTCTTGATAATGGTATTCCACTCCATTTAATTGAAGTTCCTCAACAGCCCGTTATTCGGATAGAGTGCATTATCGAAGCCGGTACTTGGTACGAAGAAGTGCCAGGTACCTCTTTTTTTACGCTGAAAATGTTATCGGAAGGAACGCTCGATCGCTCATCTGCCCAAATCAGCGAATACTTCGATCGCTATGGTGCCTTCCTGGAACTAAACAGCGGGCCTGATAGAGCCAGCGTTGTCGTCTACTGCCTGACCAAGTTTCTGCCCAACATATTGCCTATTCTGCGTCAATTGCTGACAGAGCCTACGTTTCCGCAGAAAGAACTGGACGATCTGCGAAACATCACGCTACAGAATCTACGGGTCAATTACGAGAAGAATGCTTATCTAGCCGGAGTACTGTTTCGGGAAAAACTGTTCGGACCGCAGCATCCCTATGGTCGTAGCCAGCGTCCTGACTCGATTGAGCAGCTTACCCAAAAAGATATCGTTGCGTTTTACGATCGTGTTATTCATAACCGGCCTTACCAGATTCTGCTGGCTGGCCAGGCGTCAGAAAACGAAATACTGTTAATCAATCGGGAGCTTGGGCAGTTGCCAATTCAGGAGAAAAGCCTTCCGCCAGTCGTTGCTGGGTTAAGCACGGAGGATGGTCAGCCAGTCCTAGCCGAGAAAGCAGATAGCGTTCAGTCGTCGATCCGGCTGGGCCGTCGGTTATTTACCCGGTCGCATCCTGACTTTTTCAAAATGCTCGTCACCAACGAATTGCTGGGAGGGTATTTCGGTTCACGGCTGATGAAAAACATCCGGGAGGAAAAAGGATTCACCTACGGAATCTCGTCGAATATGCCATCCTTTCGGCACGACGGTTATTTCCTGATTGGAACGGACGTCAATAAAGAAAATACGCAGCAGACACTGGACGAGATTCAAAAGGAAATCCGGATTCTGCAAACCGAACCTGTGTCGCAAACCGAATTGGAGACCGTAAAAAACTTCATGGCCGGTGAGTTTGTCGGTTCATTGAACACACCCTTTGAAATCGCTGATCGTTACAAAGTGATTTTATTAGACGGTATGCCCGCTGATTTCTTGACAAAATACATTGAACGACTACGAGCCGTAACTCCGGACGAGATTATGGAAACCGCCGTCAAGTATCTCACTGAAGGAAGCTTACGGGAAGTGATAGTCGGTGGAAAATAG
- a CDS encoding GtrA family protein: MNVSSIEQPKPTEFKNIFSFFLTALLGASINFISQIFYRNYFDYATSVLWGYLTATVLTFIPTKLFAFSAAKTGNTGREIVKFLFIALVALVVQVYVSKYTLEWFANPLFPKAPELWREKGSHVVGMGMSFMANYFGHKLLTFRSTGMYDKIRLRSQREKEKV, encoded by the coding sequence GTGAACGTGAGCAGTATAGAACAGCCGAAACCTACAGAATTCAAGAATATTTTTTCGTTCTTTCTGACGGCTTTGCTCGGAGCGTCCATCAACTTTATAAGCCAGATTTTTTACCGTAATTACTTCGACTACGCGACGAGTGTTCTCTGGGGCTATCTTACTGCTACCGTTCTAACGTTTATCCCCACAAAGCTTTTTGCTTTCTCGGCAGCTAAGACCGGCAATACGGGCCGCGAAATTGTAAAGTTTTTATTTATTGCTTTGGTAGCGCTTGTCGTCCAGGTGTACGTGTCTAAATACACCTTGGAGTGGTTTGCCAATCCTTTGTTTCCGAAGGCCCCCGAGCTTTGGCGTGAGAAAGGCTCTCACGTTGTCGGCATGGGCATGAGCTTCATGGCAAATTATTTTGGTCATAAACTGCTTACGTTTCGTAGTACCGGCATGTATGATAAGATCCGGCTACGTTCACAGCGAGAGAAAGAGAAGGTTTAA
- a CDS encoding complex I subunit 4 family protein — MLTLFLILFPVVAATLILLLQGERVKQVALVAALIELAVAGFAFSRFQPDSTSQFGFDYPWIGSLGIRFSAGIDGISVLLVLLTGLIVPFIVLSTFDRSYERPNLFYALMLYMQAALVGVFTARDGFLFYLFFEAALIPIYFLAAMWGGENRIPVTFKFFVYTIFGSLFMLLALVYLYYQTPATATAPHSSAIVDFYKLKLTPEAQNWVFWAFFIAFAIKMPIFPFHTWQPDTYVESPTPATMLLAGIMLKMGVYGLIRFILPVVPLGVETWGKTAIILSVIGILYGSIIAIRQRDMKRLIAYSSFSHVGLMAAGVFSQTETGMQGALVQMLAHGINVVGMFFVADVIFSRTNTRQLDQLGGITRTTPKLTVFFMVMLLGSVALPLTNGFVGEFLLLHGVFTYNHYLGLAAGFTIIFGAVYMLRMFQKSMFGPTSSRTESFADLTSSESWVFIPLVVMVFWIGIYPHTFLKVTEPAVANLMKYIGTTAVSLK; from the coding sequence ATGCTTACACTATTCCTGATTCTTTTCCCGGTCGTCGCTGCTACGTTGATTTTGTTGCTTCAGGGAGAGCGGGTAAAACAAGTAGCGTTGGTTGCTGCATTGATTGAATTAGCAGTAGCAGGCTTTGCTTTCTCAAGGTTCCAGCCGGATTCTACCTCACAGTTTGGATTCGATTATCCCTGGATTGGTTCGTTAGGTATTCGGTTTAGCGCCGGTATCGATGGAATCAGTGTCCTGCTGGTGTTATTGACTGGCTTGATCGTACCATTTATTGTACTTTCTACGTTTGACCGGAGCTATGAGCGGCCTAATTTATTTTACGCTCTGATGCTTTATATGCAGGCTGCTTTGGTGGGTGTGTTTACCGCCCGCGACGGCTTCCTGTTCTACCTGTTTTTTGAAGCAGCCCTAATTCCGATCTATTTTCTGGCCGCGATGTGGGGCGGAGAAAACCGTATTCCTGTTACCTTCAAATTCTTTGTCTACACGATTTTTGGTAGCTTATTCATGCTGCTTGCGCTGGTGTACCTGTATTACCAAACACCCGCAACGGCTACCGCTCCTCACTCTTCGGCTATCGTAGACTTTTACAAGCTTAAGCTGACGCCCGAAGCGCAAAACTGGGTATTCTGGGCGTTCTTTATTGCGTTTGCCATTAAGATGCCCATTTTCCCCTTTCATACGTGGCAGCCTGATACGTATGTCGAGTCGCCAACTCCAGCAACAATGCTGCTAGCCGGTATTATGCTCAAGATGGGGGTATATGGTCTAATCCGATTCATCCTTCCTGTGGTACCACTCGGTGTCGAAACCTGGGGGAAAACAGCAATTATCCTATCGGTAATCGGCATTCTTTACGGATCGATCATTGCCATTCGTCAGCGAGATATGAAACGACTGATTGCTTATTCGTCGTTCTCACACGTGGGACTAATGGCGGCTGGTGTTTTTTCGCAGACCGAAACCGGTATGCAGGGGGCTCTGGTGCAAATGTTGGCGCACGGCATCAATGTTGTCGGTATGTTCTTCGTGGCTGACGTGATCTTCTCACGGACCAATACCCGTCAGCTCGATCAACTGGGAGGTATTACCCGCACAACGCCGAAGCTGACCGTTTTCTTCATGGTTATGCTGCTTGGCTCCGTTGCCCTACCGCTGACCAATGGCTTTGTGGGCGAGTTCCTGTTGCTGCACGGTGTCTTCACGTATAACCACTACCTGGGTCTAGCCGCAGGGTTTACCATTATTTTTGGTGCGGTATATATGCTGCGGATGTTCCAGAAAAGCATGTTTGGTCCAACCTCTTCCCGTACCGAATCATTTGCCGACTTGACTAGCTCCGAAAGCTGGGTGTTTATCCCCCTTGTCGTCATGGTATTCTGGATTGGCATTTATCCTCATACGTTTTTAAAAGTAACTGAACCGGCTGTCGCTAATCTGATGAAGTACATCGGTACAACGGCGGTTTCCTTGAAATAA
- the porV gene encoding type IX secretion system outer membrane channel protein PorV: MKRNFFRVILGVCSFFPVVAFSQVNLLSGQLSIPTSAVPFLNFTPDARSGALGEAGVALGDADANAIFWNPSKLVFAKQSKGASISYTPWLRDLIGDMYYTYLTGYSKIGKNSVIGGSLMYFDLGTVNFTTATGVAAGTFNSREYAVTATFSQRLSQNFSLGVDLKYLNSNLASGSSNPGLKPGATAAADISAFYRNEARDNATGRGIGWAFGGMLSNLGGRINYGGQEQYFIPTNLRLGTALTYYADQYNKFNFVFDVNKLMVPTPPEYARDANGNPIPVAGTSPTQYQISRGKDPNRNYFSAVFGSFADAPGGLSEELKEFTVSTGVEYWYNDQFAVRAGYFGESNIKGGRKYFTTGIGLRLQERFGVDFSYLLPVKQGSPLANTFRISLLFNFNGSNAVGADNDNDSAGDDTNY, translated from the coding sequence ATGAAGCGTAACTTTTTCCGTGTTATTCTCGGCGTTTGCAGTTTCTTTCCCGTCGTCGCTTTTTCCCAGGTAAACCTTCTGTCAGGACAGTTAAGTATCCCTACATCGGCAGTTCCATTCCTTAATTTCACGCCAGATGCTCGTTCGGGTGCATTGGGTGAAGCTGGGGTGGCATTGGGTGATGCCGATGCGAATGCTATCTTCTGGAATCCTTCCAAACTGGTTTTCGCCAAGCAATCGAAGGGGGCATCCATTTCGTATACGCCCTGGCTCCGCGACCTGATCGGAGACATGTACTACACTTATTTGACAGGCTACTCAAAAATTGGTAAAAATTCCGTTATCGGTGGTTCTTTAATGTACTTCGATTTAGGAACGGTCAATTTTACAACCGCAACGGGTGTAGCTGCGGGTACGTTCAACTCGCGAGAATACGCCGTTACGGCTACGTTCTCACAGCGTCTTTCGCAAAATTTCTCGCTTGGCGTTGATCTGAAATATTTGAATTCTAACCTGGCATCGGGTTCGTCTAACCCTGGTTTGAAGCCAGGTGCTACCGCTGCGGCAGACATTAGCGCATTTTATCGGAATGAAGCGCGTGACAATGCTACGGGTAGAGGTATCGGTTGGGCGTTTGGGGGTATGCTTTCCAACCTGGGTGGTCGTATCAACTATGGTGGCCAGGAGCAGTACTTTATTCCAACAAATCTACGTTTGGGAACGGCACTGACTTATTATGCTGACCAGTATAACAAGTTCAATTTTGTCTTCGATGTCAATAAACTAATGGTGCCTACGCCACCGGAATACGCACGGGATGCGAATGGCAACCCGATCCCAGTAGCGGGAACTAGCCCGACTCAGTATCAGATTTCGCGCGGCAAAGACCCCAACCGGAATTACTTTAGCGCTGTATTTGGTTCGTTTGCCGATGCTCCCGGTGGTCTGAGCGAAGAGCTAAAAGAGTTCACGGTTTCAACGGGTGTTGAATACTGGTATAATGATCAGTTTGCGGTTCGGGCTGGTTATTTCGGCGAATCAAATATTAAAGGAGGACGCAAGTATTTTACAACGGGTATTGGTCTGCGCCTGCAAGAGCGATTCGGGGTTGATTTCTCCTATCTTCTACCTGTAAAACAAGGAAGTCCGTTAGCCAACACGTTCCGTATTTCATTGCTTTTCAACTTCAACGGATCGAATGCCGTGGGAGCTGATAATGATAACGACTCAGCGGGCGACGATACAAATTATTAA